Sequence from the Pseudopipra pipra isolate bDixPip1 chromosome 16, bDixPip1.hap1, whole genome shotgun sequence genome:
TTTCAGGCACTGGCATCCTGGTTGGACCACCACAGTCCCCCGGCCCAAAGTGGAGGGAGCACTAGCCAGCGAGGTCTTCCCAGGAGAGCGCAGCCCCTTCCCCGCCGAGGCCCCGGATCAAAGCAAGGCCCGGGCATTATTCTGGTGCTCCGGGGAGTGCTCCCGCCGCGGCGGCCACAAAGGGAACAAGAGCTCCCGCATCACCAGCGAGTGCATCAATTACTTCCAGTGGCTGCCTCGTGCTAATCCGCTTCCCGTTCTTCCCCAGGCCGGGTGTTTGGGGGCCGGGCTGTCGAGGGGGTGACCGGGCTGTCCCCAGCAGCTCACGGGTGCAGGCCGGGACCGGCAGCGGTGGCCGGGAGGAGGAGTTGAGAGTCTGCAAGGATAAAGCTGCTGCATCACGTGGGGGTCCCCGGGATTTGGCgatcctgctcctgccagcctcCCTGCTGGGATTATCCTTCACTGAGCCTGTCCTGGGCTAAAagctgggggggacacacagaggGGGACACATGTCCctctttccctgccctgggcacacCAGAGGGCACACAGAGTCCCAATATTAGCAGGACAAACATTAGTCCCAATATGTCCCAATATTAGCAGGACAAACTCCCTGTGGGACACGCAGGTATCAGGAGAACCCCAGTGCCTTTGGCCCAATGGCCACACCCTGTAACCACCAGGCACAGGGCCATGCACCCTGCAGCACTGTGCCCTCTTGCCAAGCCTGCAGCATGGCAAATCCACTGCCACTGTCCTGGCTGTGACATTCCCAAACCTGCCTGCTTGCCAAACTCCCGCTGACCCCCTTAACTGCCACAGCCACAGTGGGGTTGTGTCCTGTGCTGATGCTCAGGCctcaggtggcactgggctgtTTCATGTCTGCATTTCCCAGAGACAAATTCTGATGAAATAAGAAATGGATGTCCCAGCATCGTGCCATGCTATAGGACATCTGTTTGTCCCCATGCTGTAGCAGGCAGACTCCCATGCCCTGGAGGGAGACAAACCCCCAGGCAGGGTGCTGGGGAGCACAGAGTCAAGAGGTGACACATCCCAACATGACCTGAAGCTGTACCAGCTCCACGGCTCCATTCTCACTCACTTTCAGGGTGCTGCAACTCCCTATCCTGCCGCTCAGCTGCCAAGCTCCTGCATCCACCcaccctccttttcctcctcctccccactccccagccGCCTGACATCCACCACCGCGAGCCAACATCACCGATGCCCGACCGCAGGACAGAGTCCGGAACagcctccaggctgagcaaagGGAACTTCCCGGGCAGCCTCTCCTTTTAATTGGTGCTAATTGCTGCGTCTGTTCGTGCTGGCTGGGGAGATGTCATTGTTGAAAGGCACAGAGGGGAAGGCTTGGGGAGCTAATCCAGCTTTCAGCCGCTAAGCCCTTCGGAGGCGGGTGATGGAGAAgctctttcaggtcccttcAGAGAGGGTACAAAGCCCAAGAGGGTAAAGGGAGAAAGAGGGGAGCGAATCAACAGGAAAAAACTACTTTCACACGCAGCTCGGGGAAGGCTCTTTGTGTGCGGGGCTGTCGGGGGGGCAGGGGGCTGAAGGGACCACGCGGCGCTCCcgcctcctcttccctccctcgTTTATCTTTTCAGCCCCATCTGCCAGAAGGGGGACGGGATCTGCAGCTGGGGGCAGGATGCTCAGAGAAACACTCTGCAACGCGGGACTCTCACCTCGCCATGGACGAGATGGACAGAAAACCTGCAGATGCTCCCCCAAAACAAGCCCTCTCTGGTTTAACCCCATATGTGCCGGCAGAGCAACCTCCACTGCTGTCCCACTGCTTTACTGGAGGATGTGGTGCTGAGGCAGATGTTGTGTGGGATGGCACAAGGGAGGCAGCCAGCAGGCCGAGGTTTCCCTTCTGTCCCAGGGTTTCCATGGGCTCATGAGCCTGCTGGAGGCCTCCCCTGCCCGacctgcagcagccctgggcagggtgCAGAAGGGAGGGTTTTTTGTGAGCTCTCATCTTTCTGAGACAAGTGGGAAAACACAAGGGCTGATACATTCCCACAGTGTGTGAGGTGGTTTAAAGCATCAGCTCTAGCACTTGCTTTGAATCCACTGCCTTTTCAGCCATTCTGAGAAGAAATCTGCTGTAACATGTATATATTGAAGCAGACAGCTGGGATCTCAACAAGGCATCGATCACAAATACTAACAAGTCCTTCTGACCTTTGCCACATCACTGAGCCTTTCAGAGGCTGATTAATGGTACAGCTTTCCCTTGTCTCCATCCTCCCACCACCCCCTGAGACCTGGGCTCCAGTCCAGGAGGAGTGAGAGGCtattcctccctctcccagacCTTCGCAGGACTCTGGCATCCCCCTGCCCCATtccaaaccaggaaaaaaaggcaaaaaatctCCACCAAAATCCCACAAAGATTCATAAGTGGGACAGCCAAGCAACATCAGTTTCATGTTTtggaaatgtttcattttgatGACAATATTTTTATGATCATGGAAACCTTTGCAAGGACAAACAAGCTAAAACCACCACACTAGAGTGAATATGAAGGATGAAATGTCAAATTAGGATATCTCCAGTATTTCCTCAACCCCTACCAGGTTTTtctgcctgctccctgtccccaagCACATCTTGAAGGGGACACTGCAGTTGCCTCTCAGGCGCAGGGACAACTGGTTTGCTGCCCAAGGGAAACACTGGAGAAGGGCATCCCACACTAAGGTTTGCTGACCAGCTGAAAGACACCTGTGATTTTTGGGAGGGTTTTGGTGCTTTGGTTCATGGCTGAACCACTGCACCTCTGAGGGGACACCTGCAGCAAAGAGAGGGTGAATGgttcactgaatcacagaatatgccaagttggaagggacccaccagcatcattgagtccaaccctcagtcctgcacaggcccatccctaagagtcccaccctgtgccccagaggatcatcaaaccctcctggagctctggcagtcttggggctgtgcccactgccctgaggagcctgggcagtgcccaaccaccctctgggggaagaaccttttcctgagatccaacctgaccctgccctgacacaactccaggccattccctatGTCCTGTCCTTGGTCCCTACAGAGCacagctcagggcctgcccctcctctgcccctccccaggaagttgtaactgcaatgaggtctccctgaGCCTTTCCCAATCCTCTGGCAAGGGAGATGCTCCCCAGTCTCTCCAGACAAGCACAATCGCTTTGGCTCAGCACCCATCAATTCCTCCCCCAATGACCTGTTGTAGCATTTGAGCcccaggaaacaaaaaatatttgaaagccCCTTACCCAGACACTCATTGGCCTCGCGGGCGCTGGCGCGCTGCCAGGGCCGGTCATAGTGGAAGGGCTTGCAGCGGTCGCACTCGGGGCCCTCCGTGTTGTGCTTGCAGTCGCACACCAGCTTCTGCTCCTTGTCCTTCACGCAGCGCGCCGCGTGCCCGTTGCACTTGCAGCGCCCGCCCACCTGCAGCTCCCCCACCGCATAGTAGTAAGGGGTCGAGCTGGCAcccccgccctcctcctccccggCGTCCCGGCTGCCCAGGTCGCGGAAGAGGTGCGGGCGGCTGAAGACCACGCGGATGTCGGTGGCCGTCACCCAGTCCTggagcacagggctgctgtcgAAGTCCTGGGCGGAGGGTCGCCCGTCGAGGGTGCTGAAGGCGATGAGCCCGCCGGTGAGCGGGTACAGGTCGGTGAGGCCGTCGGTGCACAGGGCCTCCTGCTCGTTCTGCTTGGTGACAGTGGCTTTGCTGGGCTTGCCGTAGATCTTGCGGCACTGGGAGGAGTAGTACTGGTACGGCACCCAGGTCTTGCCGTAGTCCATGGACTTGAGGATGGCGGTGGACTCGGGCCGAGGCGAGCAGAACTGGAGGCTAACGTAGACCACCTCAAACTTTTTGCCGAGGGAGAGGGTGAGGGTGACGTTCTGGGGCGAGTGGTGGAGGGTCTCCGAGCGCCAACACGTCATGTTGGAGGCAGTGTTGAGGTCAGTCAGGTAGGCAGGTGGGTGGGCTCGGCGGGGGTCTGAGGCATTGCAGTGCCGTGTCGGGGGCTTCCCGCACGTGCTGGAGGCTTGGACCTCCTTCCCGAAGGCAGCATTGACAAATTCAGGGATGCAGCGGCGAGGAGCACCGCTCTCATCGTAGCAAGGGTCTGGGGGGGTCTGCTGGGCCACAAACGGGTTCACTGTCTGGGAGAGGCCCAGCATGGCGGTGGTGAGGAGCAGGCgcaggagctgcaggatctCCATCCTCCTGGGGTGAGGGAAGTGGCTCCTCCCTGGAGGAAGAGCAACAAGAGTGAATAGCACTGGCAGTGTCATGAGCCCATGTTAGGGGGACTGGTAAGGGATGGGAAACACTCCCATGGCTGGTCCTTCACCTGtgcccaccttcccaccccacattCACTGATACATCATGCTGGGAGTGGGGCAGGGAGGTGATCCCTTTGTGCTGCCTTATCTACACCAATCCCTCCCTGCTCATCAGCAGGAGTGCAATACCCTGGGAAACGGCGAAAGGAGGTGAGCTTTGGATAGAGGAGGTTGGAATCAGGGTACAGCCCTTCTCTGGCCTCTGACAAACCATCCTGGGGTGACAGGAATGTTCctgcctgccagcagccctggctgtcACACACAGTTTCAGAGACCACGTCACTGCACAGTTGACAAGGGGTGGTGGTTGAGAATAGCTGGGGAGACCTTCCAGCTGCAATAGGAGCTGCAAACTCCAAGTTATCCAACTGCAGCACAAAACAACTCCTGACAGTGCAGGAGAAAGGAACAGCAGTAAAAACACCTTGGAGGCACATTTTGCAAAAGGCAGAAGGAGCTTGTTGGGATGAAGCCCTGGGCTCCTAGGCACAGCACTACTTTCCTTGCTGGCCATGGCACAGTGGTTTCTCCAAGTCAGGGGCTGGATCCCCACCAAATTCCTCTGCCATGCTACCTGTGTAATCCCAGGGGCAAAAGTAGGTTATTCTGGCCTCACCCCCAAGAAATCCAGGTCTGCGTCTGGCCTGTCAGCTGATGGAAGGAAAGGTCAGGACCAAACGCAGGGCCTGGGTGggctcctctcccagcagctgcagcacaagaCCAAGGAGCTGAGTGGCTCCTAGGGGATGTGCCTCATCTCCTGTGTCACTGGCTCAAAGAGTGGAAGAGGGATGGGAGGTCACATTCCCTTCTGCTAGCTCTGGTTGCAGCAGGAACATCCCACATGATGCAGATTGGCCACATCCCATCATGTGAGTGGCCACGGCTCATGCAATCACCAGAGAATGGCCTTGAGTACTGCAGCTGGTGGCAGACACGTGAGCTGCCCAGATGGGTGGGTGGCATCAGCCCTGCCATCCTACAGGGTTGTGCTGAACCAAAGCCAAGTTCTTCAGCCTCTACCAGCCCATGCCATAgtcaggcaggaggagggaatcCCCTCATTGTCCCCTCTTCCACTAATAAATCCTTACAGGATGACTTGGGATTTGTGTTTCACTTTGAGGAATGAAGttctgtgccagcagcacagcccagcccagcatccccagctctgccccccaCCTACAGCCCCAATGCTGCTCCTGCCCATTCAGCTGCCCATTCTGGCCAAAGGAGTCTGCAAGGGACAGCCCATTTCAAATGATTCaggactttttttgtttgttattccATTTTGCGAAGAAAAAGGATCTATGACTGTGGAAGAAAGCTGcctctccaggctgccaaaccACAAATGAGAGGAAGCTCCTCCCTGCGCAGTCACACTCagcccagcagccagagcctgccGAGGGGGCAAGAGGGACAGAGGTCTTGGCCTGTCCTAGGGCATCATCCCCAGGACAAAACCTGCCTCTGCCACTTCCATGCTGTTTCCTCACTGATTAATCCTCTGTTGTTGGAAAAGCTGATGCTCCCTTGGTGGTCCCTGCatccccccagcagcacagtccCCGCTTTACGGCAGTGCTGCAGAGCCTTTCGGGGGCATGTCAGCCCATGGCTCGGTGACTTGGCAGCCAGCAAGACAAAGGATGTTGTCCCTGGAGCACTGACAACCTACATGAGGAGTGTAGCTGCAGGATTGGAGactgcagggacacagcagtCATCAAAGCAGAGGAGGCATCGTGCCACAAGCACCAGGCAGTGAGGAGCATCCCCTGGTGCAGGGAGCCCACAGGGACCCTCAGCcccactgcaggcagctgcctcctGGGCAGGAGATGAAGCCATGGTTGCTGCCAGCTCCCTGGTATCTGCCTGTCCAGGGACTGTCGAGCAAAGGCTGCAACTGGTTAATCCCGCAGCACAATCCCAACTGGACCAGTGGGCAGTGAGCCAGAGCCCCTGCCAGCCCACCAGGAGAGCCCTGCTCCTGTACTCACACCCAGCAAAGGGG
This genomic interval carries:
- the NTN3 gene encoding netrin-3; this encodes MEILQLLRLLLTTAMLGLSQTVNPFVAQQTPPDPCYDESGAPRRCIPEFVNAAFGKEVQASSTCGKPPTRHCNASDPRRAHPPAYLTDLNTASNMTCWRSETLHHSPQNVTLTLSLGKKFEVVYVSLQFCSPRPESTAILKSMDYGKTWVPYQYYSSQCRKIYGKPSKATVTKQNEQEALCTDGLTDLYPLTGGLIAFSTLDGRPSAQDFDSSPVLQDWVTATDIRVVFSRPHLFRDLGSRDAGEEEGGGASSTPYYYAVGELQVGGRCKCNGHAARCVKDKEQKLVCDCKHNTEGPECDRCKPFHYDRPWQRASAREANECLACNCNLHARRCRFNMELYKLSGRKSGGVCLNCRHNTAGRHCHYCKEGFYRDLSKSITDRKACKACDCHPVGAAGKTCNQTTGQCPCKDGVTGLTCNRCAKGYQQSRSPVAPCIKIPAINPTSLVTSTEAPADCDSYCKPAKGNYKINMKKYCKKDYVVQVNILEMETVANWAKFTINILSVYKCRDERVKRGDNFLWIHLKDLSCKCPKIQISKKYLVMGISENSTDRPGLMADKNSLVIQWRDAWTRRLRKLQRREKKGKCVKP